A genomic stretch from Frigoribacterium sp. PvP032 includes:
- the araB gene encoding ribulokinase: protein MADTTAAPDAHVVGVDFGTLSGRAVVVRVSDGAELGTATHDYSHAVVDRTLPVGGARLPADWALQVPSDYVDVLKNAVPEALAASGVDPASVIGIGTDFTACTMVPTTADGTPLNELEQFADRPHAYVKLWRHHAAQGQADRINELARERGETWLPRYGGLISSEWEFAKGLQLLEEDPEVYAATEHWVEAADWIVWQLSGRYVRNACTAGYKGILQDGEYPSSDFLAALNPDFADFAETKVVHEIGALGDAAGTLTAEAAGWTGLPEGIAVAVGNVDAHVTAPAAKATQPGQMVAIMGTSTCHVMNGAELAEVPGMCGVVDGGITEGFYGYEAGQSGVGDIFAWYVRNQVPQSAVDAAEAAGKSVHQHLTDLAYEQPVGAHGLVALDWHSGNRSVLVDHELSGVIVGQTLGTAPEDGYRALLEATAFGTRRIVEAFNDSGVPVTEFIAAGGLLKNRHLMQTYSDVLRMPISTIRSEQGPALGSAIHAAVAAGAYPDTRVASDAMGSLDRASYTPDPAAADAYDALYAEYLLLHDWFGRGGNDVMHRLKAISREARGGSHAPVAEPEAPAASGGSSAADAAAASGVASEVTA, encoded by the coding sequence ATGGCAGACACCACCGCCGCGCCCGACGCACACGTCGTCGGCGTCGACTTCGGCACCCTGAGCGGGCGGGCGGTCGTCGTCCGCGTGTCCGACGGGGCCGAGCTCGGCACCGCCACCCACGACTACTCGCACGCCGTCGTCGACCGCACGCTGCCCGTCGGCGGGGCGCGACTGCCGGCCGACTGGGCCCTGCAGGTGCCCAGCGACTACGTCGACGTGCTGAAGAACGCCGTGCCGGAGGCCCTGGCCGCGTCCGGCGTCGACCCGGCCTCGGTGATCGGCATCGGCACCGACTTCACCGCCTGCACGATGGTTCCGACGACCGCCGACGGCACCCCCCTCAACGAGCTCGAGCAGTTCGCCGACCGCCCCCACGCCTACGTCAAGCTGTGGCGTCACCACGCCGCGCAGGGCCAGGCCGACCGCATCAACGAGCTGGCTCGCGAGCGCGGCGAGACCTGGCTGCCCCGCTACGGCGGGCTCATCTCGAGCGAGTGGGAGTTCGCGAAGGGGCTGCAGCTGCTCGAGGAGGACCCCGAGGTCTACGCGGCCACCGAGCACTGGGTCGAGGCCGCCGACTGGATCGTCTGGCAGCTCAGCGGGCGCTACGTCCGCAACGCCTGCACGGCCGGCTACAAGGGCATCCTGCAGGACGGCGAGTACCCGAGCAGCGACTTCCTCGCCGCGCTCAACCCCGACTTCGCCGACTTCGCCGAGACGAAGGTCGTGCACGAGATCGGCGCGCTCGGCGACGCCGCCGGCACGCTGACAGCGGAGGCGGCCGGCTGGACCGGCCTGCCCGAGGGCATCGCCGTCGCGGTCGGCAACGTCGACGCGCACGTCACTGCCCCGGCCGCCAAGGCCACGCAGCCCGGCCAGATGGTCGCGATCATGGGCACGAGCACCTGCCACGTCATGAACGGCGCCGAGCTGGCCGAGGTCCCCGGCATGTGCGGCGTCGTCGACGGCGGCATCACCGAGGGCTTCTACGGCTACGAGGCCGGCCAGTCGGGCGTCGGCGACATCTTCGCCTGGTACGTCCGCAACCAGGTGCCGCAGTCGGCGGTCGACGCGGCGGAGGCTGCCGGCAAGAGCGTCCACCAGCACCTGACCGACCTCGCCTACGAGCAGCCGGTCGGCGCCCACGGCCTCGTCGCGCTCGACTGGCACAGCGGCAACCGCTCGGTGCTCGTCGACCACGAGCTGAGCGGCGTGATCGTCGGGCAGACGCTCGGCACGGCCCCCGAGGACGGCTACCGAGCGCTGCTCGAGGCCACGGCCTTCGGCACGCGACGCATCGTCGAGGCCTTCAACGACTCCGGCGTCCCCGTCACCGAGTTCATCGCCGCCGGCGGCCTGCTCAAGAACCGACACCTGATGCAGACCTACAGCGACGTGCTGCGCATGCCGATCTCGACGATCCGCAGCGAGCAGGGCCCGGCCCTCGGCTCCGCGATCCACGCCGCCGTCGCCGCAGGTGCCTACCCGGACACCCGCGTGGCCAGCGACGCGATGGGCAGCCTGGACCGCGCCTCCTACACGCCGGACCCGGCCGCCGCCGACGCGTACGACGCCCTCTACGCCGAGTACCTGCTGCTGCACGACTGGTTCGGCCGCGGCGGCAACGACGTGATGCACCGCCTCAAGGCGATCAGCAGGGAGGCGCGGGGCGGCTCGCACGCACCGGTCGCCGAGCCCGAGGCGCCCGCCGCCTCCGGCGGCTCGTCTGCTGCCGACGCGGCTGCCGCCTCCGGCGTCGCCTCGGAGGTGACCGCGTGA
- a CDS encoding L-ribulose-5-phosphate 4-epimerase, protein MSFIDRATETAIDETRRAVCDLHAELTRYGLVVWTGGNVSQRVPGTNLFVIKPSGVDYDDLTPENQILCHLDGSVVEGSPGSERSPSSDTAAHAYVYRHMPKVGGVVHTHSTYATAWAARGESIPCVITAMADEFGGEIPIGPFAIIGDESIGEGIVGTLEGHRSRAVLMQNHGVFTIGKDARDAVKAAVMTEDVARTIHLSRQLGEPLPIPQESIDALFDRYQNVYGQKPSGALA, encoded by the coding sequence GTGAGCTTCATCGACCGCGCCACCGAGACCGCCATCGACGAGACGCGCCGCGCCGTCTGCGACCTGCACGCCGAGCTGACCCGCTACGGCCTCGTGGTCTGGACCGGCGGCAACGTCTCGCAGCGCGTGCCCGGTACGAACCTGTTCGTGATCAAGCCGAGCGGCGTCGACTACGACGACCTGACGCCCGAGAACCAGATCTTGTGCCACCTCGACGGCAGCGTCGTCGAGGGCAGCCCCGGCAGCGAGCGCAGCCCGTCGAGCGACACTGCAGCGCACGCCTACGTCTACCGCCACATGCCGAAGGTCGGGGGAGTCGTGCACACGCACTCCACCTACGCGACAGCCTGGGCGGCCCGCGGCGAGTCGATCCCCTGCGTCATCACGGCGATGGCCGACGAGTTCGGCGGCGAGATCCCGATCGGCCCGTTCGCCATCATCGGCGACGAGTCGATCGGCGAGGGCATCGTCGGCACCCTCGAGGGCCACCGCAGCCGTGCCGTGCTGATGCAGAACCACGGCGTCTTCACGATCGGCAAGGACGCCCGCGACGCCGTCAAGGCCGCCGTCATGACGGAGGACGTCGCGCGCACGATCCACCTCAGCCGCCAGCTCGGCGAGCCCCTCCCCATCCCGCAGGAGAGCATCGACGCTCTCTTCGACCGCTACCAGAACGTCTACGGCCAGAAGCCCTCAGGAGCACTCGCATGA
- the araA gene encoding L-arabinose isomerase, which produces MSNDTTSTSSAPSHLVDPQAFLASKQVWFLTGSQGLYGEETLRQVAEQSKAIADELAEASGVPVELVWKPVLTDAETIKRTMLEANLDDSVIGVTAWMHTFSPAKMWIGGIDALRKPLLHLHTQANVELPWAEIDFDFMNLNQAAHGDREFGYVQTRLGAPRKTVVGHVSDPRVQQQVGTWMRAAAGAAAMRSLKLARFGDNMRFVAVTEGDKTEAELAFGVQVNTWGVNELAEAVAAAPETAVDDLVALYERDYDVVPELRAGGERHQSLRDGAAIEIGLRSFLEAGGFGAFTTNFEDLGALKQLPGLAVQRLMAEGYGFGAEGDWKTAVLVRAAAVMGAGLPGGASLMEDYTYHLVPGAEKILGAHMLEVSPSLSSARASLEVHELGIGGKDDPVRLVFTADPGEAVVVAMSDVRDRFRLTVNVVDVVEPDADLPNLPVGRAVWEPRPSFAVSAEAWLTAGAAHHTVMSTSVGLEAFEDLARILETELLIIDEHTTMREFTREVRWNAAYHRLARGL; this is translated from the coding sequence ATGAGCAACGACACCACCAGCACCTCCTCTGCCCCCTCGCACCTCGTCGACCCCCAGGCGTTCCTCGCGTCGAAGCAGGTCTGGTTCCTCACCGGCAGCCAGGGCCTCTACGGCGAGGAGACCCTGCGTCAGGTCGCCGAGCAGTCGAAGGCGATCGCCGACGAGCTGGCCGAAGCCTCGGGCGTGCCCGTCGAGCTGGTCTGGAAGCCCGTGCTCACCGACGCCGAGACGATCAAGCGCACGATGCTCGAGGCCAACCTCGACGACTCCGTCATCGGCGTCACCGCCTGGATGCACACGTTCAGCCCGGCCAAGATGTGGATCGGCGGCATCGACGCCCTCCGCAAGCCGCTGCTGCACCTGCACACGCAGGCGAACGTCGAGCTGCCCTGGGCCGAGATCGACTTCGACTTCATGAACCTGAACCAGGCCGCGCACGGCGACCGCGAGTTCGGCTACGTCCAGACGCGCCTCGGCGCCCCGCGCAAGACCGTCGTCGGACACGTCAGCGACCCTCGCGTGCAGCAGCAGGTCGGCACCTGGATGCGTGCCGCTGCCGGCGCCGCCGCCATGCGCTCGCTGAAGCTCGCCCGCTTCGGTGACAACATGCGCTTCGTCGCCGTCACCGAGGGCGACAAGACCGAGGCCGAGCTCGCGTTCGGCGTGCAGGTCAACACGTGGGGCGTCAACGAGCTGGCGGAGGCGGTGGCCGCGGCCCCCGAGACCGCGGTCGACGACCTCGTCGCCCTGTACGAGCGCGACTACGACGTCGTCCCCGAGCTGCGCGCCGGGGGCGAGCGCCACCAGTCGCTGCGCGACGGCGCCGCGATCGAGATCGGCCTGCGCTCGTTCCTCGAGGCGGGCGGCTTCGGCGCCTTCACCACCAACTTCGAGGACCTGGGCGCGCTGAAGCAGCTCCCGGGGCTCGCAGTGCAGCGCCTGATGGCCGAGGGCTACGGCTTCGGAGCCGAGGGCGACTGGAAGACCGCGGTGCTGGTGCGCGCCGCCGCCGTGATGGGCGCAGGCCTGCCGGGAGGCGCCTCCTTGATGGAGGACTACACCTACCACCTCGTGCCCGGCGCCGAGAAGATCCTCGGCGCCCACATGCTCGAGGTCAGCCCGTCGCTGAGCTCGGCCCGCGCCTCCCTCGAGGTGCACGAGCTCGGCATCGGCGGCAAGGACGACCCGGTGCGCCTGGTCTTCACGGCCGACCCCGGCGAGGCAGTCGTCGTCGCGATGAGCGACGTGCGCGACCGGTTCCGCCTCACGGTCAACGTCGTCGACGTGGTCGAGCCGGACGCCGACCTGCCGAACCTGCCCGTCGGCCGTGCCGTGTGGGAGCCCCGCCCCTCGTTCGCCGTCTCGGCCGAGGCGTGGCTCACGGCAGGTGCCGCCCACCACACCGTGATGTCGACCTCTGTGGGCCTCGAGGCCTTCGAGGACCTCGCGCGCATCCTCGAGACCGAGCTGCTGATCATCGACGAGCACACGACGATGCGCGAGTTCACGCGCGAGGTGCGCTGGAACGCGGCCTACCACCGCCTGGCGCGCGGCCTGTAG
- a CDS encoding LLM class flavin-dependent oxidoreductase produces MTVPLSILDLAPIAPGETARDSFAASVALAQQAEKSGYRRVWYAEHHNMATIASSATSVLIAHVASQTSTIRLGSGGVMLPNHSPLTIAEQFGTLETLHPGRIDLGLGRAPGSDQATFRALRRDPASSERFPQDVVELQAFLAGQSRIPGVSATPGAGTNVPLYILGSSTFGAQLAAALGLPFAFASHFAPDMLHDAVAIYRREFQPSTQLDAPYVIAGVNAIASDDSDEAHQQLADVKRARLLMLLRQSGQITVDRTFGDDELDHLLRTPVGAHVASMTTFTGVGTGEEVADYVAEFARSADADEVIVAHSSLATSARLRSVELLADAHARVAA; encoded by the coding sequence ATGACCGTTCCCCTCTCGATCCTGGACCTCGCCCCCATCGCACCCGGAGAGACGGCGCGCGACAGCTTCGCGGCGTCGGTCGCCCTCGCGCAGCAGGCCGAGAAGAGCGGGTACCGACGCGTCTGGTACGCCGAGCACCACAACATGGCGACGATCGCGTCGAGCGCCACGTCGGTGCTGATCGCCCACGTGGCGAGCCAGACGTCCACCATCCGGCTCGGCTCGGGCGGCGTGATGCTGCCGAACCACTCGCCGCTGACGATCGCCGAGCAGTTCGGCACCCTCGAGACCCTGCACCCGGGGCGCATCGACCTGGGTCTCGGCCGTGCCCCCGGCAGCGACCAGGCGACGTTCCGCGCCCTGCGGCGTGACCCGGCTTCGTCGGAGCGGTTCCCGCAGGACGTCGTCGAGCTGCAGGCGTTCCTCGCCGGCCAGTCGCGCATCCCCGGCGTCAGCGCGACACCCGGTGCCGGCACGAACGTGCCCCTGTACATCCTCGGCTCGTCCACCTTCGGCGCCCAGCTCGCCGCGGCCCTCGGCCTGCCCTTCGCCTTCGCGTCGCACTTCGCCCCCGACATGCTGCACGACGCCGTCGCGATCTACCGCCGCGAGTTCCAGCCGTCCACCCAGCTCGACGCCCCGTACGTGATCGCCGGGGTCAACGCCATCGCGTCGGACGACTCCGACGAGGCGCACCAGCAGCTGGCGGACGTCAAGCGGGCCCGCCTGCTGATGCTGCTGCGCCAGAGCGGCCAGATCACGGTCGACCGCACCTTCGGCGACGACGAGCTCGACCACCTGCTCCGCACCCCGGTCGGAGCGCACGTCGCGAGCATGACGACCTTCACCGGCGTCGGCACCGGCGAGGAGGTGGCCGACTACGTCGCCGAGTTCGCCCGCAGTGCCGACGCGGACGAGGTCATCGTCGCGCACTCGTCGCTCGCCACGTCGGCCCGACTCCGCTCGGTCGAGCTGCTCGCCGACGCGCACGCCCGCGTCGCCGCCTAG
- the phoA gene encoding alkaline phosphatase yields MTPTNTRRRRAALATGAAATLASFALVLSPAVALAATPADVAENGGAARSADDSTAALLESVEAGPAKNVILLIGDGMGDSEITSARNYAYGAGGTLPGIDALPLTGQYTTYSLGKDGKPDYVPDSAATGSAWATGTKTYDNAISVDIAGTPQDTLVEIAKANGLKTGNVSTAELQDATPAVQAAHVAARSCYGPDSVTQCGADALDQGGLGSISEQIIGTRADLTLGGGAASFRQTARAGQWNGQTLDAQATDRGYQRVTDQAGLDALTAADQTAPVLGTFADGNFPTRFASTTATVGGADLAPQTCQPNPARLSTDLSLASLTEKSIDLLDGDDGFFLQVEGASIDKRDHSADACGQIGEVLDLDEAVRSALDFAEADGETLVIVTADHAHTSQIVDSTPPATLSTALTTVDGSTMKIAYGTAAAGGSQQHTGTQLRVAGYGPGAANVVGLIDQTDNFFTIANALQLDRDLVSLSADATIAAPTQVAPGATFDVTVSGLDGDRQASGTLDGVSLGTVDVIDGVATFSVTAPAGLGDRTVTVTGVQTRTALSAAVAVVADPVASPSPSAPATGGAGGTGGTGTGVGGSGTGTAAGSGPLAFTGSDALPALVLALLLAGAGTVLVARRRRRTLIDHSGL; encoded by the coding sequence GTGACCCCCACGAACACCCGCCGCCGCCGCGCGGCACTGGCCACGGGGGCGGCGGCGACCCTCGCCTCCTTCGCCCTCGTCCTCAGCCCGGCCGTCGCCCTCGCTGCGACGCCGGCCGACGTCGCCGAGAACGGCGGCGCAGCGCGCAGCGCCGACGACAGCACCGCCGCCCTGCTCGAGTCGGTCGAGGCGGGGCCGGCGAAGAACGTCATCCTGCTGATCGGCGACGGCATGGGCGACAGCGAGATCACGTCGGCCCGCAACTACGCGTACGGAGCCGGCGGGACCCTGCCCGGCATCGACGCCCTGCCCCTGACCGGCCAGTACACGACGTACTCGCTCGGCAAGGACGGCAAGCCCGACTACGTCCCCGACTCGGCCGCGACCGGCTCGGCCTGGGCCACCGGCACGAAGACCTACGACAACGCCATCTCGGTCGACATCGCGGGCACCCCTCAGGACACCCTCGTCGAGATCGCCAAGGCCAACGGCCTGAAGACGGGCAACGTGTCGACCGCCGAGCTGCAGGACGCCACGCCGGCCGTGCAGGCCGCCCACGTCGCGGCGCGCAGCTGCTACGGCCCCGACTCGGTCACGCAGTGCGGCGCCGATGCCCTCGACCAGGGCGGACTCGGCTCGATCAGCGAGCAGATCATCGGCACCCGTGCCGACCTCACCCTCGGCGGAGGCGCGGCGTCGTTCCGCCAGACCGCCCGCGCCGGTCAGTGGAACGGCCAGACCCTCGACGCCCAGGCGACCGACCGCGGCTACCAGCGCGTCACCGACCAGGCGGGCCTCGACGCCCTGACCGCTGCCGACCAGACCGCCCCGGTGCTCGGCACCTTCGCTGACGGCAACTTCCCGACGCGGTTCGCGTCGACGACCGCTACCGTCGGAGGCGCCGACCTCGCCCCGCAGACCTGCCAGCCGAACCCGGCACGCCTCAGCACCGACCTGTCGCTGGCCTCGCTGACCGAGAAGTCGATCGACCTGCTCGACGGCGACGACGGCTTCTTCCTGCAGGTGGAGGGCGCCTCGATCGACAAGCGCGACCACAGCGCCGACGCGTGCGGCCAGATCGGCGAGGTGCTCGACCTCGACGAGGCAGTCCGCTCGGCCCTCGACTTCGCCGAGGCCGACGGCGAGACCCTCGTCATCGTCACCGCCGACCACGCCCACACCAGCCAGATCGTCGACTCGACTCCCCCGGCGACGCTCAGCACCGCGCTGACCACGGTCGACGGCAGCACGATGAAGATCGCCTACGGCACGGCCGCGGCCGGCGGGTCGCAGCAGCACACCGGCACGCAGCTGCGCGTCGCCGGCTACGGCCCCGGGGCCGCGAACGTCGTCGGCCTGATCGACCAGACCGACAACTTCTTCACCATCGCGAACGCGCTGCAGCTCGACCGCGACCTGGTGTCGCTCAGCGCGGACGCGACGATCGCGGCACCGACCCAGGTCGCGCCGGGCGCGACGTTCGACGTGACCGTCTCCGGCCTCGACGGCGACCGTCAGGCGTCGGGCACCCTCGACGGCGTCAGCCTCGGCACGGTCGACGTCATCGACGGTGTCGCGACCTTCTCGGTCACGGCACCCGCCGGGCTCGGCGACCGCACGGTCACCGTGACCGGCGTGCAGACGCGCACCGCGCTCAGCGCCGCCGTCGCGGTCGTGGCCGACCCCGTCGCCTCGCCGTCGCCTTCTGCTCCTGCCACCGGCGGCGCCGGCGGAACCGGCGGCACCGGGACCGGCGTGGGCGGCTCGGGCACCGGCACGGCGGCGGGCTCCGGCCCGCTCGCCTTCACCGGCTCGGACGCGCTGCCCGCGCTCGTGCTCGCGCTGCTGCTCGCGGGCGCCGGCACGGTGCTCGTGGCCCGACGTCGCCGCCGCACCCTGATCGACCACTCGGGGCTGTAG
- a CDS encoding helix-turn-helix transcriptional regulator: protein MTLPSLAALGIDPVTAAVYEFVLTCGDTVDVAAIASARELDDAVVVTALEQLRNIGLVHRTAEGHGRQAPGYGAVDPRVAVSALVAAHDEQLADARTAVSGLGALFDDGRRVADPSGTTTVLTGHAAVGDWYSRLQHRARGEFLAFDRPPYVVATNESVERGALNRGVHWRAIYTVASFTVDGSLQGVHRLGADGEEARVTHDLPVKLAIADRQVALVSVGPLDDPTAAPEALLTESPALIAALCDLFESRWRTAVPVPALAETGTGTGAGAGAGASVDWSEVAARLAAATQGAGLDVASAASSSPGAGAAAGRVGADGPPDATTGLRAPTVDERDLLAFVAAGATDDVIARQLGISPRTLRRRLHDLFDELGASNRFHAGVEAARRGWV from the coding sequence ATGACCCTGCCCTCCCTCGCCGCGCTCGGCATCGACCCGGTCACCGCCGCGGTCTACGAGTTCGTCCTCACCTGCGGCGACACCGTCGACGTCGCCGCGATCGCCTCCGCCCGCGAGCTGGACGACGCCGTCGTCGTCACCGCCCTCGAGCAGCTCCGCAACATCGGCCTCGTGCACCGGACGGCCGAGGGCCACGGCCGCCAGGCCCCGGGCTACGGCGCCGTCGACCCCCGCGTCGCGGTGTCCGCGCTGGTCGCCGCCCACGACGAGCAGCTCGCCGACGCACGCACCGCGGTCTCGGGCCTCGGCGCACTGTTCGACGACGGTCGTCGGGTCGCCGACCCGTCGGGCACGACCACCGTGCTCACCGGCCACGCGGCGGTGGGCGACTGGTACTCGCGCCTGCAGCACCGGGCCAGGGGCGAGTTCCTCGCCTTCGACCGCCCGCCGTACGTCGTCGCCACGAACGAGTCCGTCGAGCGCGGCGCCCTCAACCGCGGCGTGCACTGGCGGGCGATCTACACCGTGGCCAGCTTCACCGTCGACGGGAGCCTGCAGGGCGTCCACCGCCTCGGGGCCGACGGCGAGGAGGCGCGGGTCACCCACGACCTGCCGGTCAAGCTCGCGATCGCCGACCGCCAGGTCGCCCTCGTCTCGGTCGGGCCACTCGACGACCCGACGGCTGCTCCCGAGGCGCTGCTCACCGAGTCGCCCGCGCTGATCGCCGCCCTCTGCGACCTCTTCGAGTCGCGCTGGCGCACTGCCGTCCCCGTGCCTGCCCTGGCCGAGACGGGCACGGGCACGGGCGCCGGCGCGGGTGCGGGTGCCTCCGTCGACTGGTCCGAGGTCGCTGCCCGGCTCGCGGCGGCGACCCAGGGCGCGGGGCTCGACGTCGCGTCCGCCGCGTCGAGCTCGCCCGGTGCCGGTGCGGCTGCCGGCCGGGTCGGCGCCGACGGCCCGCCCGACGCCACCACCGGCCTCCGCGCCCCGACCGTCGACGAGCGTGACCTGCTCGCCTTCGTGGCCGCGGGCGCGACCGACGACGTGATCGCCCGCCAGCTGGGGATCTCGCCGCGCACCCTGCGCCGTCGGCTGCACGACCTGTTCGACGAGCTCGGGGCGAGCAACCGGTTCCACGCGGGCGTCGAGGCGGCGCGACGCGGCTGGGTCTGA